CCGAAGCCATGCCCGGTTACGAAGCGATGGCCGACAGCACGCTCGACGGGGAATTCAGCACGTCGGACGGCATCGGCGGCTTCACCGACGACACCAGCGGCGTGGTCGGGCTTTACGCAGGCACCAACTGCTTCTTCCGCTGATGGCGGGTTTGATGGAGAAGACGGGCGGTTGCCAATGCGGGCGGGTGCGCTACACTGCGCAAATCGATCCCGCTTACGTCTATCTGTGCCATTGCCGTATGTGCCAGCGGGCAACCGGCGGGGTGTCGATCGCTTTCGCCGGTTTGCCCAAACGGTCTGTTGAATGGCACTCTCCGCCAGACCTCTACGCAAGTTCTCCTTTCGCAAAGCGACCGTTCTGCCGGGAATGTGGTACGCCGCTGGGGTTCATGTTCGACGATGGCGAGAACATGGACATCACTATCGGCAGTCTCGACGACCCATACGGTTTGGAGCCACATTGGCACTTCGCCGCAGAGAAAATCCATGAGGCATGGCTGGATACGAGCGACCTGCCGCGAAAGAAGCTGGCCGAACACACAGCGCTCAACGAAAGATGGATCGCCGCGACCGGCACGGTGCCGGAGTGAGCGGAGAGCTCGACCATTTCAGTGGCCATGGCGGCACACGGCTGGCGCTGCACCGGATGGGCGAGGGCGCGCCGGTCGTCCTGCTGCACGGGCTGTTTTCCGATGCGAATACCAATTGGCTGAAGTTCGGCACCGCGAAGCGGATCGTCGAACGCGGCTACGAAGTCCTGATGCCGGACCTGCGCGCCCATGGGCAGAGCGAGGCGCCGCATGATCGGGCCGCCTATCCGGACGATGTGCTGGTCGCCGACCTTCACTGCCTGGTCGACCATCTCCGCCTCGACGGCTTCGACTTGGGGGGCTTTTCCCTCGGCGCGCGAACGGTAGTTCGGGCGGTGGTAGAAGGGCTACAACCCCGCCGCCTCGTGATCGCCGGGATGGGCCTGTCGGGCCTGAGCGGCTGGGACAACCGCGCCGCCTTCTTCATCGACGCGATCGACCGCTTCGACGAGATCCGGCACGGCGACCCGGCCTATTTCGCGCGCAGTTTCATGAAGACGCAAAAGGTGGACCGGATCGCCAACCGGATGCTGTTGCAGACGATGCGCGATACCGACCCGGCCGATCTTGCCAAGGTCACCATGCCATGCGCCGTGGTGTGCGGCACGGAGGACCAGGACAACGGTTCCGCGCAGGAACTGGCCGATGTCTTGCCGGATGCGGTACATGTGGCGATCCCCGGAACCCACATGTCGAGCGTCGCGAAACCGGACTTCGGCCGGGCTATCGCCGATTGGCTGGGCGACGCCGCAACCACGCCAATCGCTTGATATAATCGCCGTGAGAGGCCAAACGGTTGGGTAATAAACGTACCCGACCGGAGAGAATCTTTCCCATGAAACTGCATACCACCGTGGCGCTTGCCGCGCTTTCGCTTGGCCTTGGCGCCTGCTCCACCATGGTGCCCGAAGCGACCGCCCAGAGCGCGTCAATTCCCGCGCCCGCCGCCGCCGCCACGCCTGCTGCCGAAACGGCCTATCCGATGACGCCCGAAGGCGCGCGCCAGTGGGTCGCCATGGTCGAGGAAGGCCTGTTCGACTTTTCGGTCGAGGCGAGCCAGGTCTACTGGGTCAACGCCACCTACATCACCGAGGATACGGACGCGATGGCGGCCCGTGTCGGCGCCATCGGCACGGAAAAGTCGGTCGAATACGCGCTCGAGGCTGCGAAATATGCGACTGTCGCGGGGCTTGACGCGGAAACCGCGCGCAAGCTCGACATCCTGCGCAACGGCATCGTCCTGCCGGCCCCGACGACGGAGGGTGCAGCGGCCGAACTCAACACCATCGCGACCAGCCTCAACAGCCAGTACGGCAAGGGCAAGGGCACGCTGAACGGTGCTGAAATCAACGGCTCCGACATCGAGGCGGAGATGGGCAACCTCGAACGCACGCCCGCCGAATATGCCGAGATGTGGGCCAGCTGGCACACTAATGTCGGCGGCCCGATGAAGGACGATTACACCCGCATGGTCGCCATCGCGAACCAGGGCGCGGAAGAGCTCGGCTTTTCTGACGTCGGCGCGATGTGGCGTTCGGGCTACGACATGCCGCCGGAAGAATTCTCCGCCGAGATGGAGCGGCTGTGGCAGGAAGTCCGCCCGCTATACATTGCGCTGCACACCTATGTGCGCGGGAAGCTGAATGCCGAATACGGGGACGCGATCCAGCCGGCGACCGGCCCGATCCGCGCCGACCTGCTTGGCAACATGTGGGCGCAGAGCTGGGGCAATGTCTACCCGCTCGTCGCGCCGGAAGGCGCCGGCGACATCGGCTACGACATCACCGACCTGATCGCCGCGAAGGGCTATGACGAGGTGGAGATGGTCCGCATCGGCGAGCAGTTCTTCAGCTCGCTCGGTTTCGCGCCGCTTCCCGATACATTCTACGAGCGCAGCCAGTTCGTGAAACCGGAGGACCGCGAGGTCGTCTGCCACGCCAGCGCTTGGGATATCGACAACAAGGACGATATCCGCATCAAGATGTGCATCAAGCGAAACTCGGAGGACTTCATCGTCATCCATCACGAGCTGGGCCACAATTATTACCAGCGCGCCTACAAGGACCAGGACTACCTGCACCTCAACGGCGCAAACGACGGCTTCCATGAAGCCATCGGCGACATGATCGCCCTGTCGATCACGCCCGAATACCTCGTCCAGATCGACATGCTCGACCCGGCCGACGTGCCCAGCGCCGACAAGGATGTCGGCCTGCTGCTGCGCCAGGCGATGGACAAGGTCGCGTTCCTGCCGTTCGGCCTGCTGGTCGACAAGTGGCGCTGGGGCGTGTTCGACGGCTCGATCACGCCGGACCAGTACAACACCGCGTGGCACGGGCTGAAGCGCGAATACCAGGGCGTCACGCCGCCTGTGGAGCGGCCGGTCGATGCCTTCGATGCGGGCGCGAAATACCACATCCCGGGCAACACGCCCTACGCGCGCTATTTCCTCGCCCACATCCTGCAGTTCCAGTTCTTCAAGGCGGCGTGCGAGCAGGCCGGCTGGGAAGGTCCGCTCCATCGCTGCAGCTTCTATGGCAACGAGGAAGTCGGCCGGAACCTCAATGCCATGCTCGAAATGGGCGCCAGCAAGCCGTGGCCCGATGCGCTGGAGGCCTTCACCGGTACGCGCGAGATGTCGGGCGAGGCGATGGTCGAATATTTCGCCCCGCTGATGGCGTGGCTGGAAGAGCAGAACGAGGGCGCCGAACAAGGGTGGTAAAGTCGCCGAAGGCCATCGTCGGCTGGCGGGAAATTGTGGCGCTGCCCGAACTGGGCCTGCGCCACCTGCCCGCCAAGATCGACAGCGGCGCGCGCACTTCCTCGCTCCACGCCGAAGTGCTCGAACAGTTCGAGCGTGACGGCGAGAAGTTCGTGCGCTTCGCAGTCGACTTCCCGCAGCAGAAGGTGCGGCAGATTTGCGAGGCGGTGCATGTCGACATCCGCGGCATCACCAGTTCCAATGGCGAGACGCAGAAGCGCTTTGTCATCAAGACGCCGCTGACGATCGGTAGCGAGACGTTCCGTGTGGAAATCAGCCTCGCCAACCGTGCCGACATGAAATTCCCGATGCTGGTCGGGCGGTCTTCGCTGCGCCGCCGCTTCCTCGTCGATTCGGGCCATTCGTGGCTCCAGACTCCGGGCAGGGAGCCCGTGAAAGGTCACAAACCATGAGTATACGGCCATGAAAATCGCCATGCTGGCTCGCAATGCCAACCTTTATTCGCACAAGCGGCTGGTCGAGGCGGCCGAGGCGCGCGGGCACACGCTCGACATCCTCAACACCACGCGCTGCACCGTGAATATCGCCAGTCACCGCCCGACGCTGAGCTACAACGGCGAGACGGTGAAGGGGTACGAGGCGGTGATCCCGCGCATCGGCGCGTCGATCACGAATTACGGCCTCGCCATCCTGCGCCAGTTCGAGATGGGCGGCGTGTGGCCGCTCAACGAAAGCGTCGCCATCGGGCGCAGCCGCGACAAGCTGCGCTCCATGCAGATCCTCGCCAAATACGGTCTCGGCCTGCCGCTGACGGCCTACGCCAACGATCCCAAGCAGGCGGAGGAGATTATCAAGGCGGTCAACGGGCCGCCGGTGGTGATCAAGCTGCTGGAAGGCACGCAGGGCATCGGCGTGGTCCTTGCCGAAACCATGAGTAGCGCGAAGTCGGTTATCGAGGCTTTCCGCGGCGCCAACGTGAACATCCTGGTGCAGGAATTCATCAAGGAAGCCGGCGGCACGGACATCCGCGCGCTCGTCGTCGGCGGCAAGGTCGTTGCGGCGATGAAGCGTACCGGTGCGGCGGACGATTTCCGCAGCAACCTGCACCGCGGCGGCAGCGCGCAGCTGATCAAGATCACGCCGGAAGAACGCTCCACCGCCGTACGCGCGGCCAAGCACATGGGCCTCAACGTTTGCGGCGTCGACATGCTGCGATCGAACCACGGTCCGGTCATCATGGAAGTGAACAGCTCGCCCGGCCTAGAAGGAATAGAGAAAGCGTCCGGCAAGGACGTGGCCGGCATGATCATTGACTATATCGAAAAGAGCGCAAAGACCGGCAAGACGAAGACGAAGGGGAAGGGGTAGGCGTTACTCCTCGCGTCGGACCATCGCCAGCACGATGGTGCCGACATCCTGGCGGCCCTGCCGCGTTTCCACCGGCACCACCGTGTCGCTGGTCCACAGCAGCGTGCCGGCGCGCGAGCGGATCTCCGCGCGCACGGCGAGGCTCGCCCTGGCGGTAAGCGCACTGTCGGGCAGGTCGAGCGTGAAGGCGAAGGGCACGTTCTCGCCGGTCAGGTCATAGCGTTTCTCGTCAATCACCGTCGCCGGCGCATCGGCGCGCGCGGTATCGAGCAGGCGCACCGTCGCAGTGCTGCCGGGCAGCAGGCTGATGCGCTGGTAATAGGTGATCTGGCCGGTCACCGGAGAGGTCTTCGCCGCGACATCGTAGCCGGGCGGCGGGCCCGGATTGGGCACGATGGCGCAGGCTCCAAGCGATTGGGCGAGGGCAAGGGCGGCAAGGAGGGCGGCTTTCTTCATGGATCGCAGCCTAGCGTGCGCCAGATGAACGGCAGCCGTAATGGCTCCTTCATATAATATTCGCCCCGTCACATTCGGCCTTCATGGCTTGGCTCCGGCAAGGGGAGGAGCCTTCCATGACCGAATCGAATATTCCCACGAAAATCGCCGCCATCGAGGGCGGGGCAACGCAGTGGCCCGGCCAGCGCAGGAAATCTCTCGGCCCTTCTGGCGCACCGAGACGGCATTTCCGCACGATCTACATCTCCGACGTGCATCTTGGTACACGCGGATGCAACGACCGGTTGCTGATCGACTTCCTGGACCATTGTGACAGCGAATATCTCTACCTTGTGGGCGACATGATCGACGGCTGGCGGATGAAGAAGCGCTTCTACTGGCCGGAACGGCACAATGCGATCCTGCGCCGGATCATGAAGCGGGCGAAGCGCGGCACGAAGGTGATCTACGTCCCCGGCAATCACGACGAAATGTTCCGCCAGTTCAGCGGGATGGATTTTGGAGGGGTCAAGATCGCCCGTGCGGCCACGCACACCACGGCTGACGGGCGCGAACTCCTCGTCCTGCACGGCGACGAGTTCGATGCGGTGGTGATGGGCAAGCGCTGGCTCGCCTTTGCCGGCGATGCCGCCTACACTTTCCTGCTCAGGCTCAACGTGGTGATCAATGCGGTCCGGCGGAGGCTCGGCCTGCCCTATTGGTCGCTCTCGGCCCATGCGAAGCACAAGGTCAAGAATGCGGTCGCCTTCATCTCCCACTTCGAGGAGACGGTCGCCACCGCGGCCCGCAAGCGCAAGGTCGACGGGGTTGTCTGCGGCCATATCCACACCGCCGAAACCCGCGATTTCGAAGGTATCTCCTATTATAACGATGGCGACTGGGTGGAGAGCTGCACTGCACTGGTCGAGCATCACGATGGCGCCATGGAAGTGCTCCACTGGCCGACCGAGGTCGCGCAGCGCGAACAAATGCTTGCCGACCGGCAGGATGCCGCCTGATGCACATCTGCATCGTGACAGATGCGTGGCAGCCGCAGGTCAACGGCGTGGTCCGCACGCTGGAGATGACCCGCGCGGAGCTGGTGAAGCGTGGGCACGAGGTCACTGTGATCGGGCCGGACCGGTTTCGGTCGATCCCTTGTCCGACTTATCCCGAAATCCGCCTCGCGCTGGCAGGCCAGAGGACCGTGGCGCAGCACATCGAGGCTGCCGCACCGCACGCGTTGCATATCGCCACCGAGGGGCCTCTCGGCTGGGCGGCGCGCAAGTGGGCGATGCGGCGAGGGGCGAGTTTTACCACCGCCTATCACACGCAGTTCCCCGATTACGTCGCCAAGCGAACCGGCCTGCCCAAGGCAGCGTTGTGGCGCTTCATCGCGCGCTTTCACCAGCCGGCTGCGGCGACGCTGGCCGCCACCGATACGCTGGCCGCCGAGCTGGCCGATCACGGCATCGGGCCGACCATGCCGTGGGGCCGAGGAGTCGATCCTCAACTTTTTCGCACGGAAGGGCCGTGCGATACAGACATCCTCTACTTGCCTGGGCCGCGCCTGCTTTATGTCGGCCGCGTCGCGGTGGAGAAGAACCTTCGCGCCTTCCTCGACTGCCCGCATCCCGGCACGAAGTTCATCGTCGGCGACGGGCCGCAGCGGGCCGCGCTCGAGGCGGCTTATCCCGGCGTCCATTTCCTCGGCACCAGGAAAGGTGAGGCACTGGCGGCTTGCTACCGCGCCGCTGATGCCTTCGTCTTTCCGAGCCGCACCGACACATTCGGCCTCGTGATGATCGAGGCGCTGGCCTGCGGGGTCCCGGTGGCTGCTTTTCCGGTGCCGGGCCCCATCGACATCGTGACCCCGCAAGTCGGCGCGCTGGACGAGGATCTGGCGGTGGCGATCGCGGTGGCGCTCACCCGCTCGCGCGATGCCTGTGCCCTGTATGGCGGCGGCTTTACCTGGCAGCGCGCGACCGACCAGTTCGAAAGCGCGCTGCACCCGGTCGCGGCGCCAGCGCTTACCTGAACGGCGGCTCGTTGAAAGCGCGCAGCTTGCGGCTGTGCAGGCTCTCGCTTTCGCGCTTCAGCAGTTCGCAGGTGCGGATGCCGATCTGCAGGTGGGCGCCGATCGCTTCCTCGTAGAACTCGTTCGCCTGTCCCGGCAGCTTGATCTCGCCGTGGAGCGGCTTGTCCGACACGCACAGCAGCGTGCCGTAGGGGACGCGGAAGCGATAGCCCTGGGCGGCGATGGTCGCGCTTTCCATGTCGATCCCGACCGCGCGGCTCTGCGATAGGCGCAACGCGCTGTCGGAATACCGCAGTTCCCAGTTGCGATCGTCGGTGGTGACGACGGTGCCGGTGCGCAGGCGCTCCTTAAGGTCCGCCCCGGTGCGGCCCGAAATGTCGCCCGATGCCTCGGCCAGCGCTTGCTGGACCTCGGCAATCGCGGGGATCGGGATTTCGGGCGGCAGGACGCCGTCGAGCACATGGTCGTCGCGCAAATAGGCGTGGGCCAGCACGTAGTCGCCGATCTTCTGCGTCGGGCGCAGGCCGCCGCAGTGGCCGATCATCAGCCATGCCTCCGGCCGGAGCACGGCGAGATGGTCGCAGATCGTCTTGGCATTGGAGGGGCCCACGCCGATGTTGACCAGCGTGATCCCGGCGCGGTTCGGGGCCATCAGGTGATAAGCAGGCATCTGGTGGCGGCGCCACGCCGTGTCGGACAGCGAATCGCGTTCGTGCCCGTCGCCCTGTTCGAGGTACATCCCGCCCGCGCCGGACAGGGCGGTGAAGTCCCCCTTGCCCAGTTGCGCACCGGCCCAGTCGACGAATTCGTCAACATAGCGGTGGTAATTCGTGAACAGGATGAAGCGCTGGAAATGCTCCGGCGCGGTGCCGGTGTAATGGGCGAGGCGCGCCAGGCTGAAGTCGGTGCGCAGCCCGTCGAACAGCGACAGCGGGATTGACCGGTCCGGATCGTCGAGCACGATTCCGTCGGCCAGTTCGTCGCCGATTTCTGCAAGATCGGTGGCGGGGAATATCTCGGCCAGCTCGGTCGGGCGGATGCCCTTCATCCGCGCCCCGGCATCGCCATCGAGCACGTAGGGGAAGGGGATTTCCTGCCGGCTGCGCACCACTTCGCAGCGCACGTCGTATCGTTCGCCGATGATCTTCAGCTGGCTGGTGAGATAGTCGGCGAACAGGCGCGGCTTGGTGATTGTGGTGGCATAAGTGCCGGGCATGTTGAGCCGCCCAAAACTGCGCGATCGTGCCTCGCCGCGCTTGGTGCCGGAATAATGTAGCCGCAGTTCGGGATAGGCATAGCTGCCGTCGGTGCGCCTGGTGGGGGAGGGCACGGTGCCCTTTTCCGCATAGGTAATGATATCGTGGCGCAGGCGTTCGACCGCCTCGTCATAGAGGCGGACCAGGTCTTCGATAATGTTCTTGGGGTCGTCCATCGCGGGCGGATAGCGCGTTCGGCTGACGGTGCAAAGCAAAACCCCCGCCGGTGAGGGCGGGGGTCTCGTTTGCCGCAAGGGCGATGGGCGAAGCCTCAGGCCTGGTCGGCGTTGTCGGCGTTGTCCGGGTCGGTTGCCTCGATCTTGGCTTCCGTCACGGTCATGTCGTCCGGCGTACTGACGCCGTCTTCGAGCATGTCGGACGGGATTTCGCCCGGCTCCAGCGTCGGATCGATGGCGTTGGCCTGAGCCATTTCCTCGATCTCGGCCTGCTCTTCTTCGAAAGCCTGGGCAAGGATGTCGACGCCCTGGCTCTGCAGTTCGGCCTCGTCGTCGCTGCGGGCGACGTTGGCCTTGATCGTGACGCTGACTTCCGGGTGGAGGTCGATGCGCACGTCGTGCATGCCGATGGTCTTGATGGGGTTGCCCATGATGACCTGCTTCTTGTCGATATCGTGACCCTTTTCGGCCAGGCCCGTCACGATGTCGCGGACGTTGACCGAACCGTAGAGCTGGCCGGAGTTCGACGAAGCGCGGATCAGGACGATTTCCTCGCCATCGACCTTTTCACCGGCCTTTTCGGCTTCGGTGCGGCGTTCGGCGTTTTCCTTTTCCAGACGCTCGCGGTTGGCCTCGAAGACCTTCCGGTTGGCATCGTTGGCGCGCAGCGCCTTCTTGTTCGGAAGCAGGAAGTTGCGCGCGTAGCCGTCTTTCACGGTGACGACGTCACCGATCGTGCCGAGCTTTTCGATGCGCTGCAGGAGGATGATTTCCATGGTTCTTCCCCCTTACTTCACGATGTAGGGAAGCAGGCCGATGTGGCGGGCACGCTTGATAGCCTGGCCCAGCTCACGCTGCTTCTTTGCCGAAACGGCGGTGATACGCGACGGAACGATCTTGCCACGCTCGGACATGAAGCCCTGCAGCAGGCGCACGTCCTTGTAGTCGATCTTCGGCGCGTTCTTGCCCGAGAACGGGCAGGATTTGCGGCGGCGGAAAAACGGGCGGGCCATCAGTTACGCTCCTCGCGGTCGCGGCGCTTCTTGCTGTCGCGTTCGTTCTTGCGCATCATCACGCTGGGGCCTTCTTCCGGCTCGTCGACGCGGATGGTCATGTAGCGGATGATGTCTTCGTTGAGACGGTTCTGGCGTTCCAGTTCCTCGACCACGCCGGTCGGACCGTCGATGTTCAGCAGCACGAAGTGCGCCTTGCGGTTGCGGTCGATCTTGTAGGCCAGGCTCTTGAGACCCCAGGTCTCGGTCTTGGTGACCTTGCCGTCGAGCTTCTCGACGGTTTCGGTCGCGCTCGCGGCCAGGGTATCCACCTGAGACTGGCTCAGGTCCTGGCGTGCGAGAAACACGTGCTCGTAATACGGCACAGCGCGTTCCTTTCACTTCTAATGCCGATCGCTGGCTGATCCGCGGGATTGCGGGGCCCCTCCGGCTTTCTTGGCTTTCCGCGCCTTCCGGCGGGAAGCGGCGCACATAGCGGTTGCGGCGGAAAAGGCAAGCGGGGAAAGTCTCAGCCCGGCCCCCTTGCAACGATCCCGCGTCCCGCGCATTGGAGCCGCACAGCATAAGGGGATAAGCACATGCCGGGTGGTCTGGTCGCACTTCTGGACGACGTCGCAGTCATTGCCAAGGCCACAGCGGCATCGGTGGACGACATCACCGTCGCCGCCAGCCGCGCGGGCGCGAAGACCGCAGGCGTGGTGATCGACGATGCCGCAGTGACGCCCAGCTACGTCACCGGCCTGTCCCCGGCGCGCGAATTGCCGATCATCTGGAACATCACGAAGGGCAGCTTCAAGAACAAGCTGCTGATCCTGCTGCCCGGCGCCATCCTGCTGAGCGAATTCCTGCCGCAGGCGATCATCTTCTTCCTGATGATGGGCGGGCTTTACCTGTCCTATGAGGGCGCGGAAAAAGTGCTGGAAAAGCTGGGCGGGGAAAAGCACGGCGAAACCCTGGAGGATCCGATCAAGGATCCGGTTGAATTCGAGAAGCAGCGCGTCGCCGGGGCCATTCGCACCGACCTTATCCTTTCGGCGGAGATCATGGCGATCACGCTCAACGAGATCGACCTCGACCAGTGGTGGACGCGCGCGCTTGCTCTTGCGCTGGTTGCTATCATCGTCAC
This sequence is a window from Alteriqipengyuania flavescens. Protein-coding genes within it:
- the rimK gene encoding 30S ribosomal protein S6--L-glutamate ligase — its product is MKIAMLARNANLYSHKRLVEAAEARGHTLDILNTTRCTVNIASHRPTLSYNGETVKGYEAVIPRIGASITNYGLAILRQFEMGGVWPLNESVAIGRSRDKLRSMQILAKYGLGLPLTAYANDPKQAEEIIKAVNGPPVVIKLLEGTQGIGVVLAETMSSAKSVIEAFRGANVNILVQEFIKEAGGTDIRALVVGGKVVAAMKRTGAADDFRSNLHRGGSAQLIKITPEERSTAVRAAKHMGLNVCGVDMLRSNHGPVIMEVNSSPGLEGIEKASGKDVAGMIIDYIEKSAKTGKTKTKGKG
- a CDS encoding M2 family metallopeptidase, with protein sequence MKLHTTVALAALSLGLGACSTMVPEATAQSASIPAPAAAATPAAETAYPMTPEGARQWVAMVEEGLFDFSVEASQVYWVNATYITEDTDAMAARVGAIGTEKSVEYALEAAKYATVAGLDAETARKLDILRNGIVLPAPTTEGAAAELNTIATSLNSQYGKGKGTLNGAEINGSDIEAEMGNLERTPAEYAEMWASWHTNVGGPMKDDYTRMVAIANQGAEELGFSDVGAMWRSGYDMPPEEFSAEMERLWQEVRPLYIALHTYVRGKLNAEYGDAIQPATGPIRADLLGNMWAQSWGNVYPLVAPEGAGDIGYDITDLIAAKGYDEVEMVRIGEQFFSSLGFAPLPDTFYERSQFVKPEDREVVCHASAWDIDNKDDIRIKMCIKRNSEDFIVIHHELGHNYYQRAYKDQDYLHLNGANDGFHEAIGDMIALSITPEYLVQIDMLDPADVPSADKDVGLLLRQAMDKVAFLPFGLLVDKWRWGVFDGSITPDQYNTAWHGLKREYQGVTPPVERPVDAFDAGAKYHIPGNTPYARYFLAHILQFQFFKAACEQAGWEGPLHRCSFYGNEEVGRNLNAMLEMGASKPWPDALEAFTGTREMSGEAMVEYFAPLMAWLEEQNEGAEQGW
- a CDS encoding UDP-2,3-diacylglucosamine diphosphatase; this translates as MTESNIPTKIAAIEGGATQWPGQRRKSLGPSGAPRRHFRTIYISDVHLGTRGCNDRLLIDFLDHCDSEYLYLVGDMIDGWRMKKRFYWPERHNAILRRIMKRAKRGTKVIYVPGNHDEMFRQFSGMDFGGVKIARAATHTTADGRELLVLHGDEFDAVVMGKRWLAFAGDAAYTFLLRLNVVINAVRRRLGLPYWSLSAHAKHKVKNAVAFISHFEETVATAARKRKVDGVVCGHIHTAETRDFEGISYYNDGDWVESCTALVEHHDGAMEVLHWPTEVAQREQMLADRQDAA
- the rplI gene encoding 50S ribosomal protein L9, which translates into the protein MEIILLQRIEKLGTIGDVVTVKDGYARNFLLPNKKALRANDANRKVFEANRERLEKENAERRTEAEKAGEKVDGEEIVLIRASSNSGQLYGSVNVRDIVTGLAEKGHDIDKKQVIMGNPIKTIGMHDVRIDLHPEVSVTIKANVARSDDEAELQSQGVDILAQAFEEEQAEIEEMAQANAIDPTLEPGEIPSDMLEDGVSTPDDMTVTEAKIEATDPDNADNADQA
- the rpsR gene encoding 30S ribosomal protein S18, whose product is MARPFFRRRKSCPFSGKNAPKIDYKDVRLLQGFMSERGKIVPSRITAVSAKKQRELGQAIKRARHIGLLPYIVK
- a CDS encoding GFA family protein yields the protein MEKTGGCQCGRVRYTAQIDPAYVYLCHCRMCQRATGGVSIAFAGLPKRSVEWHSPPDLYASSPFAKRPFCRECGTPLGFMFDDGENMDITIGSLDDPYGLEPHWHFAAEKIHEAWLDTSDLPRKKLAEHTALNERWIAATGTVPE
- a CDS encoding alpha/beta fold hydrolase; its protein translation is MDRRDRHGAGVSGELDHFSGHGGTRLALHRMGEGAPVVLLHGLFSDANTNWLKFGTAKRIVERGYEVLMPDLRAHGQSEAPHDRAAYPDDVLVADLHCLVDHLRLDGFDLGGFSLGARTVVRAVVEGLQPRRLVIAGMGLSGLSGWDNRAAFFIDAIDRFDEIRHGDPAYFARSFMKTQKVDRIANRMLLQTMRDTDPADLAKVTMPCAVVCGTEDQDNGSAQELADVLPDAVHVAIPGTHMSSVAKPDFGRAIADWLGDAATTPIA
- a CDS encoding AMP nucleosidase, whose protein sequence is MDDPKNIIEDLVRLYDEAVERLRHDIITYAEKGTVPSPTRRTDGSYAYPELRLHYSGTKRGEARSRSFGRLNMPGTYATTITKPRLFADYLTSQLKIIGERYDVRCEVVRSRQEIPFPYVLDGDAGARMKGIRPTELAEIFPATDLAEIGDELADGIVLDDPDRSIPLSLFDGLRTDFSLARLAHYTGTAPEHFQRFILFTNYHRYVDEFVDWAGAQLGKGDFTALSGAGGMYLEQGDGHERDSLSDTAWRRHQMPAYHLMAPNRAGITLVNIGVGPSNAKTICDHLAVLRPEAWLMIGHCGGLRPTQKIGDYVLAHAYLRDDHVLDGVLPPEIPIPAIAEVQQALAEASGDISGRTGADLKERLRTGTVVTTDDRNWELRYSDSALRLSQSRAVGIDMESATIAAQGYRFRVPYGTLLCVSDKPLHGEIKLPGQANEFYEEAIGAHLQIGIRTCELLKRESESLHSRKLRAFNEPPFR
- the rpsF gene encoding 30S ribosomal protein S6: MPYYEHVFLARQDLSQSQVDTLAASATETVEKLDGKVTKTETWGLKSLAYKIDRNRKAHFVLLNIDGPTGVVEELERQNRLNEDIIRYMTIRVDEPEEGPSVMMRKNERDSKKRRDREERN
- a CDS encoding YbaY family lipoprotein, with the translated sequence MKKAALLAALALAQSLGACAIVPNPGPPPGYDVAAKTSPVTGQITYYQRISLLPGSTATVRLLDTARADAPATVIDEKRYDLTGENVPFAFTLDLPDSALTARASLAVRAEIRSRAGTLLWTSDTVVPVETRQGRQDVGTIVLAMVRREE
- a CDS encoding ATP-dependent zinc protease family protein, which translates into the protein MVKSPKAIVGWREIVALPELGLRHLPAKIDSGARTSSLHAEVLEQFERDGEKFVRFAVDFPQQKVRQICEAVHVDIRGITSSNGETQKRFVIKTPLTIGSETFRVEISLANRADMKFPMLVGRSSLRRRFLVDSGHSWLQTPGREPVKGHKP
- a CDS encoding glycosyltransferase family 4 protein, coding for MHICIVTDAWQPQVNGVVRTLEMTRAELVKRGHEVTVIGPDRFRSIPCPTYPEIRLALAGQRTVAQHIEAAAPHALHIATEGPLGWAARKWAMRRGASFTTAYHTQFPDYVAKRTGLPKAALWRFIARFHQPAAATLAATDTLAAELADHGIGPTMPWGRGVDPQLFRTEGPCDTDILYLPGPRLLYVGRVAVEKNLRAFLDCPHPGTKFIVGDGPQRAALEAAYPGVHFLGTRKGEALAACYRAADAFVFPSRTDTFGLVMIEALACGVPVAAFPVPGPIDIVTPQVGALDEDLAVAIAVALTRSRDACALYGGGFTWQRATDQFESALHPVAAPALT
- a CDS encoding DUF808 domain-containing protein, yielding MPGGLVALLDDVAVIAKATAASVDDITVAASRAGAKTAGVVIDDAAVTPSYVTGLSPARELPIIWNITKGSFKNKLLILLPGAILLSEFLPQAIIFFLMMGGLYLSYEGAEKVLEKLGGEKHGETLEDPIKDPVEFEKQRVAGAIRTDLILSAEIMAITLNEIDLDQWWTRALALALVAIIVTIAVYGTVALIVKLDDIGLHLAEKRSQFAQRFGRGLVAFVPKLLTALSFIGTIAMLWVGGGILVHGTHELGLHGLYDAAHGLEYAVTSTTGALGGVLGWATYAAASAVVALVVGAVIVFVLHKVFKMGHGPGEAEAH